The proteins below come from a single Rhizobium sp. BT04 genomic window:
- a CDS encoding SIS domain-containing protein gives MSENQSLMLQEAGQSPEVVATLLEKEKPVFAEIARLFSSARPSVVTTAARGSSDHAATFFKYLFEITCGVPVASVGPSIASVYGAALHLKGGVHFTVSQSGASPDIVALQEAAKKGGATTIAVVNVIDSPLAKQADIVLGLNAGTEKSVAATKSFIASVAALSGVTAAIGGASDLQAALGKLPEALSATAGIDTAAAEDVLFNATSLYTAGRGPAFAIALEAALKAKETSGLHAEAFSLAELMHGPMRLVQPGFPIVAFAPDDAAFANNSQALERLQKLGATTVGFSAQPLSGINLRVPTTGNGLVDPLVSLLVYYRLIESVTRRKGFDPDRPANLLKVTETV, from the coding sequence ATGAGTGAGAACCAGTCGCTGATGCTGCAGGAAGCCGGCCAATCGCCCGAGGTGGTGGCCACCCTTCTCGAAAAGGAAAAGCCGGTCTTTGCCGAGATCGCCCGGTTGTTTTCGTCGGCCCGCCCGAGCGTGGTGACGACGGCGGCGCGCGGCTCCTCGGACCACGCCGCCACCTTCTTCAAATATCTCTTCGAGATCACCTGCGGCGTTCCGGTCGCATCGGTGGGTCCGTCGATCGCTTCGGTCTATGGTGCCGCGCTGCACCTGAAGGGCGGCGTCCACTTCACCGTTTCGCAGTCGGGGGCCAGCCCCGATATCGTCGCGCTTCAGGAAGCGGCGAAGAAGGGCGGGGCGACGACGATCGCCGTCGTCAACGTCATCGACAGTCCGCTTGCAAAACAGGCCGATATCGTTCTCGGTCTCAATGCCGGCACGGAAAAGAGCGTCGCGGCGACGAAGTCCTTTATCGCCTCCGTCGCCGCCCTGTCCGGGGTGACGGCCGCGATCGGCGGCGCGTCAGACCTGCAGGCGGCACTCGGCAAACTGCCGGAGGCGCTTTCGGCAACCGCCGGGATCGACACGGCGGCAGCCGAAGACGTTCTCTTCAACGCGACCTCGCTCTATACGGCCGGCCGCGGCCCCGCCTTCGCGATCGCGCTCGAAGCGGCGCTGAAGGCCAAGGAAACCTCCGGCCTGCATGCCGAGGCCTTTTCGCTGGCGGAACTGATGCACGGTCCGATGCGCCTGGTGCAGCCGGGCTTTCCGATTGTCGCCTTTGCGCCCGACGATGCGGCCTTCGCCAACAACAGCCAGGCCCTGGAGCGTTTGCAGAAGCTCGGCGCCACCACCGTCGGCTTCTCGGCACAGCCGCTTTCCGGCATCAATCTGCGCGTGCCGACGACGGGCAACGGTCTGGTCGATCCGCTGGTATCGCTGCTCGTCTATTACCGACTGATCGAGTCGGTGACGCGCCGCAAGGGCTTCGATCCCGACAGGCCGGCGAACCTGCTCAAGGTGACGGAGACGGTCTGA
- a CDS encoding acyl carrier protein yields the protein MNTTIRDLVAKFGKLPVAIDQVADDADLYAAGLTSFASVQLMLGLEEAFDIEFPDNLLNRKSFASISAIAKTVDLIQDSRKVA from the coding sequence ATGAATACGACAATCCGCGACCTCGTAGCCAAATTCGGCAAGCTTCCTGTCGCGATCGACCAGGTCGCCGACGACGCCGATCTTTATGCGGCAGGTCTGACCTCCTTTGCCTCAGTACAGCTGATGCTCGGCCTCGAAGAGGCGTTCGACATCGAATTTCCCGACAATCTCCTGAACCGCAAATCTTTCGCGAGCATTTCGGCCATCGCCAAGACCGTCGATCTCATCCAGGACAGCCGGAAGGTCGCCTGA
- the nagA gene encoding N-acetylglucosamine-6-phosphate deacetylase — MARKIFLGARIFDGERFHDDKALLVADGRVEAIVGRGDLPDGETVTLAGGVLSAGFIDAQVNGGAGRMLNDEPSATSMEIIAGGHRPYGTTSLLPTLITDTSEASIAAIEAAKEAVKAKRGVAGLHLEGPHLAPARKGAHLAELMRPVEDRDVKAFIQAREAIGTLLVTIAAEQVTVAQVRELAEAGVTVSIGHSDCSSEAAEERFDAGARGVTHLFNAMSQMGHRAPGLVGAAIDHPSVWCGIIADGHHVDPKALRTALRAKRGEGKLFFVTDAMSLVGSEKDSFTLNGRTVRRERGGFCSKLVLSDGTLAGSDVDMISTIRYGVTYLDLTLAEALRMATLYPARFLRFADRGHLSPGARADLVHLTDALAVTATWLGGEAA; from the coding sequence ATGGCCCGCAAGATCTTCCTCGGCGCCCGCATCTTCGACGGCGAACGCTTCCATGACGACAAGGCGCTTCTCGTTGCCGACGGCCGTGTCGAAGCCATCGTCGGGAGAGGCGATCTGCCGGATGGCGAGACGGTAACGCTTGCCGGCGGTGTCCTGTCGGCCGGCTTCATCGATGCGCAGGTCAATGGCGGCGCCGGGCGGATGCTGAACGACGAGCCTTCCGCCACCTCGATGGAGATCATCGCCGGCGGGCACCGGCCGTACGGCACGACGTCGCTGCTGCCGACGCTGATCACCGATACATCGGAGGCCTCCATTGCCGCGATCGAGGCGGCCAAGGAGGCGGTGAAAGCAAAGCGCGGCGTTGCCGGTCTGCATCTGGAAGGCCCGCATCTGGCGCCGGCGCGCAAAGGCGCGCATCTCGCTGAACTGATGCGGCCGGTCGAGGATCGCGACGTCAAAGCCTTCATCCAAGCGCGCGAGGCGATCGGCACGCTGCTCGTCACGATCGCCGCCGAGCAGGTGACGGTTGCCCAGGTGCGCGAACTTGCAGAAGCCGGCGTCACGGTCAGCATCGGCCATTCCGATTGTTCGAGCGAGGCGGCGGAGGAACGTTTCGATGCCGGCGCGCGGGGCGTCACGCATCTTTTCAACGCCATGAGCCAGATGGGGCATCGCGCGCCGGGTCTCGTTGGCGCCGCGATCGATCATCCCTCGGTCTGGTGCGGCATCATCGCCGACGGCCATCACGTCGACCCGAAAGCCTTGCGCACGGCGTTGCGTGCCAAACGCGGCGAAGGCAAGCTGTTCTTCGTCACCGATGCCATGTCGCTCGTCGGGTCCGAGAAGGACTCGTTCACGCTGAACGGGCGCACCGTCCGGCGCGAAAGGGGCGGCTTCTGCTCGAAGCTGGTGCTTTCCGATGGGACGCTGGCCGGTTCCGACGTCGACATGATCTCGACGATCCGTTACGGCGTCACCTATCTCGACCTGACGCTCGCCGAGGCTTTACGCATGGCGACCCTTTATCCCGCGCGTTTCCTGAGGTTCGCCGATCGCGGCCATCTCTCACCGGGCGCGCGCGCCGATCTCGTGCATCTCACAGATGCGCTTGCCGTCACCGCCACCTGGCTTGGCGGCGAGGCGGCCTGA
- the efp gene encoding elongation factor P: MVKVIASSVRKGNVLDVDGKLYVVLTAQNFHPGKGTPVTQVDMRRIVDGVKVSERWRTTEQVERAFVEDVNHQFLYEDGEGFHFMNPGNYDQVVVDVETMGDDKAYLQEGMTCVLSMHEGIALAIQMPRHVTLEITETEPVVKGQTASSSYKPAMLSNGVRTMVPPHINAGTRVVIATEDNSYVERAKD, translated from the coding sequence ATGGTCAAGGTCATCGCCTCTTCAGTCCGCAAGGGCAACGTTCTCGACGTCGACGGCAAGCTCTACGTCGTCCTCACCGCCCAGAACTTTCATCCGGGCAAGGGCACGCCGGTCACCCAGGTCGACATGCGCCGCATCGTCGACGGGGTGAAGGTTTCCGAGCGCTGGCGCACCACCGAACAGGTCGAACGCGCCTTCGTCGAAGACGTGAACCATCAGTTCCTCTACGAGGACGGCGAAGGCTTTCACTTCATGAACCCTGGAAACTACGATCAGGTCGTCGTCGATGTCGAGACGATGGGTGACGATAAGGCTTATCTGCAGGAAGGCATGACCTGCGTTCTGTCCATGCATGAAGGCATTGCGCTGGCGATCCAGATGCCGCGCCATGTCACGCTCGAAATCACCGAGACGGAACCGGTCGTCAAGGGCCAGACGGCATCGTCCTCCTACAAGCCGGCCATGCTGTCGAACGGCGTGCGCACCATGGTGCCGCCGCACATCAATGCCGGCACCCGCGTCGTCATCGCCACGGAAGACAATTCCTACGTCGAACGCGCCAAGGATTGA
- a CDS encoding lysine-2,3-aminomutase-like protein, with product MNAVKPIKSVDDLVKAGLAAPADRAALEAVAARYAIALTPVVTRLIDRADPDDPIARQFVPDAAELTVAPEERADPIGDHAHSPVEGIVHRYPDRVLLKAVHVCPVYCRFCFRREMVGPQGLGTLDAAAMQAAFDYISSHQEIWEVILTGGDPLVLSPRRLREIMEVLGEIAHVKIVRFHTRVPVVDPGKIDAALIAALKASGKTVYVALHANHVSELTSDARAACARLVDAGIAMVSQSVLLKGINDDPDVLAELMKAFVEIRVKPYYLHHPDLAPGTGHFRLTIEEGQRIVAALRGRISGLCQPTYILDIPGGHGKAVVSGSTVRAMGEGCYSVSDYRGGEHSYPPAD from the coding sequence ATGAATGCCGTCAAGCCGATCAAGAGTGTCGACGATCTCGTGAAGGCGGGGCTTGCCGCGCCGGCCGATCGCGCGGCGCTCGAGGCGGTTGCCGCGCGTTACGCGATCGCCCTGACGCCTGTCGTCACCAGGCTGATCGATCGAGCCGATCCTGATGATCCGATCGCACGGCAATTCGTGCCCGATGCCGCCGAACTCACGGTCGCGCCCGAAGAACGCGCCGATCCGATCGGCGATCATGCCCATAGCCCGGTCGAGGGCATCGTCCATCGCTATCCCGACCGCGTGCTGCTCAAGGCCGTGCATGTCTGCCCGGTCTATTGCCGTTTCTGCTTCCGACGCGAAATGGTGGGGCCGCAGGGCCTCGGCACGCTCGATGCGGCGGCGATGCAGGCAGCCTTCGACTATATCAGCAGCCATCAGGAAATCTGGGAGGTCATCCTCACCGGTGGCGATCCGCTGGTGCTTTCCCCGCGCCGGCTCCGCGAGATCATGGAGGTGCTTGGGGAAATCGCGCATGTGAAGATCGTGCGTTTCCACACCCGCGTTCCCGTCGTCGATCCCGGGAAGATCGATGCGGCACTGATCGCGGCGCTGAAGGCGAGCGGCAAGACGGTTTATGTGGCGCTGCACGCCAATCATGTCAGCGAACTGACGAGCGACGCGCGCGCGGCCTGCGCCCGTCTCGTCGATGCCGGCATCGCCATGGTCAGCCAGTCGGTGCTGCTCAAGGGCATCAACGACGATCCCGACGTGCTTGCAGAACTGATGAAGGCTTTCGTCGAAATCCGCGTCAAACCCTATTACCTGCATCATCCTGATCTGGCGCCCGGCACCGGTCATTTCAGATTGACGATCGAGGAGGGGCAGAGGATCGTCGCCGCGCTGCGCGGGCGGATTTCCGGCCTCTGCCAGCCGACCTACATCCTCGATATCCCCGGCGGGCACGGCAAGGCCGTCGTCAGCGGAAGCACCGTTCGGGCGATGGGTGAGGGATGTTATTCCGTCTCGGACTATCGCGGCGGCGAGCATTCCTACCCGCCCGCCGATTGA
- a CDS encoding SIS domain-containing protein, whose product MTDITDAYFANLIGRLEELKQALAEPMAQAAAVILDAARGDKRVYVFGTGHSHMLAEEVHYRAGGLAFTVPVLVGSAMLHEGAVISSVYERTQGLVRPMLERYGMQPGDVIVIASNSGVNAAPIEAADYAREIGAKVIAITSIAYSSAIANGRRRLADVADVVLDNGLPPGDAVIDLEGTGLRVGPVSTAVGVTVINAIFAEVASELSKSGDAPVYLSANMPGAAEINQKLVRKYRPRNPHL is encoded by the coding sequence ATGACCGACATTACCGATGCCTATTTCGCCAATCTGATCGGCCGGCTGGAGGAACTGAAGCAGGCGCTTGCCGAGCCGATGGCGCAGGCAGCGGCAGTCATCCTCGATGCTGCCCGCGGCGACAAGCGCGTCTATGTCTTCGGTACCGGCCATTCGCACATGCTGGCGGAAGAGGTGCATTATCGCGCCGGCGGGCTCGCCTTCACCGTGCCGGTGCTCGTCGGCTCGGCCATGCTGCATGAGGGTGCGGTCATCAGCTCGGTCTATGAGCGCACACAGGGCCTAGTGCGGCCGATGTTGGAACGTTACGGCATGCAGCCGGGCGATGTCATCGTCATCGCCTCCAATTCGGGCGTGAACGCCGCGCCGATCGAGGCCGCCGATTATGCGCGCGAAATCGGCGCAAAGGTGATCGCCATCACCTCGATCGCCTATTCCTCGGCGATCGCCAATGGCCGCCGGCGGCTCGCCGACGTCGCCGATGTGGTGCTCGACAACGGGCTGCCGCCGGGTGATGCCGTTATCGATCTCGAAGGCACGGGACTTCGGGTCGGGCCGGTCTCGACGGCGGTCGGGGTAACGGTCATCAATGCGATCTTCGCGGAGGTCGCCTCGGAACTTTCGAAATCAGGCGATGCGCCGGTCTATCTCAGCGCCAACATGCCGGGTGCTGCCGAGATCAACCAGAAGCTCGTGCGGAAATACCGGCCGCGCAACCCGCATCTTTGA
- a CDS encoding acyl-CoA dehydrogenase family protein, giving the protein MNFPVKIMQDGLVARVARVAEIAAKHADAVDLEGRFPREAVDAMKAERLLGIQVPRHLGGESASITEIAELCSMLGQACAASAMVFAMHHIKLSSLVEHGADSEWHRSFMHAIAADQLLIASATTEGGIGGNLRNSICAVEVDGDTCRLEKDATVISYGSHADAILITSRSHPQAASSDQVLTAFLKDQYTLEKTHAWNTLGMRGTCSDGFLFKGEAPARQILPKPFAEIAAQSMLASSHLLWSGVWYGIAVDAVARAQAFVRAAARKAPDAQPPGALRLAEVSNLLQMVKSNVVAGLKAYEDAKADNDRLSSMGFAVAMNNVKIASSETILEIVNHAMLICGIMGYKNGTPFSLGRHLRDAHSAQLMISNDRILGNTSSMLLVHKQDTSLLG; this is encoded by the coding sequence ATGAACTTCCCCGTCAAGATCATGCAGGACGGTCTTGTCGCAAGGGTCGCTCGTGTCGCCGAAATCGCGGCCAAACATGCCGATGCCGTCGATCTCGAAGGCCGTTTCCCTCGGGAAGCCGTGGATGCGATGAAGGCCGAAAGGCTGCTCGGCATCCAGGTGCCGCGCCATCTCGGCGGTGAATCCGCCTCGATCACCGAGATCGCCGAATTGTGCTCGATGCTCGGCCAGGCTTGCGCGGCAAGCGCCATGGTCTTCGCCATGCACCACATCAAACTGTCGAGCCTCGTCGAACACGGCGCCGACAGCGAATGGCATCGCAGTTTCATGCACGCCATCGCTGCCGACCAGCTGCTGATCGCGTCCGCGACCACCGAAGGCGGTATCGGCGGAAACCTGCGCAACAGCATTTGTGCGGTCGAAGTCGACGGCGATACCTGCCGCCTCGAAAAGGACGCGACCGTGATTTCCTACGGTTCGCATGCCGATGCCATCCTCATCACCTCGCGCAGCCATCCGCAGGCAGCGTCCTCCGATCAGGTGCTGACGGCCTTCCTCAAGGACCAGTACACGCTCGAGAAAACGCATGCCTGGAATACGCTCGGCATGCGCGGCACCTGCTCCGACGGCTTCCTTTTCAAAGGCGAAGCGCCGGCGCGTCAGATCCTGCCGAAGCCTTTCGCCGAGATCGCGGCGCAATCGATGCTCGCCTCTTCGCACCTGTTGTGGAGCGGCGTCTGGTACGGCATCGCGGTCGATGCGGTCGCCCGCGCCCAGGCTTTCGTGCGCGCCGCCGCCCGCAAGGCGCCGGATGCCCAGCCGCCGGGTGCGTTGCGCCTTGCCGAAGTTTCGAACCTGCTGCAGATGGTCAAATCCAATGTGGTTGCCGGCTTGAAGGCCTATGAGGATGCCAAAGCCGATAATGACAGGCTGTCCTCGATGGGCTTTGCCGTGGCGATGAACAACGTCAAGATCGCCTCGTCCGAGACGATCCTGGAGATCGTCAACCATGCCATGCTGATCTGCGGCATCATGGGTTACAAGAACGGCACGCCCTTCAGCCTCGGACGCCATCTGCGCGACGCGCATTCCGCGCAGCTCATGATCTCGAACGACCGCATCCTCGGCAATACGTCGAGCATGCTTCTTGTCCACAAGCAGGACACTAGCCTACTGGGGTGA
- the epmA gene encoding EF-P lysine aminoacylase EpmA has translation MNSSAKASPWWTPSVHADRRAFLLGRNAIQAALRGFFAREDFIEVDTAVLQVSPGNEAHLHAFATEALTTDGQKAPFYLHTSPEFACKKLLAAGEERISCFAHVYRNRERGPLHHPEFTMLEWYRAGESYESLMMDCVRILALAAETVKTGTLAYRGGESDPFAGPERISVAEAFERHAGIDLLASVAADGSTDRDHLAAEMKRVCMRVADDDGWADLFSRVLVEKIEPHLGFGRITILDEYPVSEAALARPSARDPRVAERFELYACGVELANGFGELTNAGEQRRRFEVEMAEKARVYGETYPLDEDFLAALSLMPEASGIALGFDRLVMLATGAARIDQVLWAPVAEYGR, from the coding sequence ATGAACTCTTCGGCCAAAGCGTCCCCCTGGTGGACCCCGTCCGTGCATGCCGATCGCCGTGCCTTTCTGCTCGGGCGCAATGCGATCCAGGCGGCGTTGCGCGGTTTTTTTGCGCGCGAGGATTTCATCGAGGTGGATACGGCGGTGCTGCAGGTCTCTCCGGGCAACGAGGCGCATCTGCACGCCTTCGCCACCGAAGCGCTGACGACGGACGGGCAGAAGGCGCCGTTCTACCTGCACACTTCGCCGGAATTCGCCTGCAAGAAGCTGCTTGCGGCGGGCGAAGAACGCATTTCGTGTTTTGCCCATGTCTATCGCAATCGCGAGCGCGGGCCGCTGCATCACCCCGAATTCACCATGCTCGAATGGTATCGGGCCGGCGAAAGCTATGAGAGCCTGATGATGGATTGCGTGCGGATCCTGGCGCTTGCGGCCGAAACCGTGAAGACCGGGACCCTTGCCTATCGCGGCGGCGAGAGCGATCCCTTCGCCGGGCCGGAGCGGATCAGTGTTGCCGAAGCCTTCGAGCGGCATGCCGGCATCGACCTTCTCGCCTCGGTCGCCGCCGACGGTTCGACCGATCGCGATCATCTCGCCGCCGAGATGAAGCGCGTCTGCATGCGTGTTGCCGATGACGATGGCTGGGCCGATCTTTTCAGCCGGGTGCTGGTCGAAAAGATCGAGCCGCATCTCGGCTTCGGCCGTATCACCATCCTCGACGAATATCCGGTCTCGGAGGCGGCACTTGCGCGTCCCTCGGCGCGCGACCCCCGGGTTGCCGAACGTTTCGAGCTCTATGCCTGCGGGGTCGAGCTTGCCAACGGCTTCGGCGAGCTGACCAATGCTGGCGAACAGCGGCGGCGCTTCGAGGTCGAGATGGCCGAGAAGGCGCGTGTCTACGGCGAGACCTATCCGCTCGACGAGGATTTCCTCGCTGCGCTGTCGCTGATGCCTGAGGCAAGCGGCATCGCGCTCGGCTTCGACCGGCTGGTGATGCTGGCGACGGGCGCAGCGCGCATCGATCAGGTGCTCTGGGCGCCGGTTGCGGAGTACGGAAGATGA
- a CDS encoding amino acid--[acyl-carrier-protein] ligase: MDMQTSFLDRLFEAGLLIDTGIDGLYGRSGQFEEVIAAFERLIDKVGGADGAEAMRFPPGMNRAFFEKSGYMKSFPQLAGTVHSFCGSELDHVSLLQCMEVGEDWTKGQEATDIVLTPAACYPLYPTIAKRGNLPKTGGLFDLQSYCFRHEPSKDPARQQLFRMREYICMGTEQHVTDFRQRWMDRGVEMMKTVGLDVTIDIANDPFFGRAGKMLVNNQRDQNLKFELLIPITSTANPTACMSFNYHQDAFGTKWGLNLEDGSVAHTACVGFGLERIALALFHHHGLDVKEWPASVRKTLWG, translated from the coding sequence ATGGATATGCAGACCTCGTTTCTCGACCGGCTTTTCGAAGCCGGCCTGCTGATCGATACGGGCATCGACGGGCTCTATGGTCGCAGCGGCCAGTTCGAAGAGGTGATCGCTGCCTTCGAGCGCCTGATCGACAAGGTCGGTGGCGCCGACGGTGCGGAGGCCATGCGCTTTCCCCCCGGCATGAACCGCGCCTTCTTCGAAAAGAGCGGCTACATGAAGAGCTTTCCGCAGCTTGCCGGCACGGTGCATAGCTTCTGCGGCAGCGAACTCGATCATGTCAGCCTGCTGCAATGCATGGAAGTCGGCGAGGACTGGACCAAGGGGCAGGAGGCGACCGACATCGTGCTGACGCCGGCAGCCTGCTATCCGCTCTATCCGACGATCGCCAAGCGCGGCAACCTGCCGAAGACCGGCGGCCTGTTCGACCTGCAATCCTATTGCTTCCGCCACGAGCCGTCGAAGGATCCGGCCCGCCAGCAGCTGTTTCGTATGCGTGAATACATCTGCATGGGCACCGAGCAGCACGTCACCGATTTCCGCCAGCGCTGGATGGATCGCGGCGTCGAGATGATGAAGACCGTCGGTCTCGACGTGACGATCGATATCGCCAACGATCCGTTCTTCGGCCGCGCCGGCAAGATGCTCGTCAACAATCAGCGTGACCAGAACCTGAAGTTCGAACTGCTGATCCCGATCACCTCGACCGCCAATCCGACCGCCTGCATGAGCTTCAACTACCATCAGGATGCCTTCGGCACGAAATGGGGTCTCAATCTCGAAGACGGCAGCGTCGCGCACACGGCTTGCGTCGGCTTCGGACTGGAACGCATCGCGCTTGCGCTGTTCCACCATCACGGGCTCGACGTGAAGGAATGGCCGGCCAGTGTGCGGAAAACGTTGTGGGGCTGA
- a CDS encoding DUF1839 family protein encodes MGLSRSMTSVFSGIDPETYRAHALHAGERAWPETNCYADLWIEVLASSGVAPEAMLGFTLTQDFEGDQFTFFKVPLEDLEALYGIRATELAIYDRVERHVEVQIARGRLCLIEMDSFYMPDTRGTAYRQEHGKTTVAINRLDIAAKRVDYFHNAGYFRLEGEDFDGLFQLHLTENDPPFLPYTEFARFPEKPADEAHLRETARRLVGIHFARRPGENPIRAFATVFPQQVEAVAERPFGFFHKYAFNTLRQVGANFELAADHLTWLSPDEFAEAAEHARRISDAAKSVQFQLARAIARRKFEPLQAALDPAADAWDAMMASLAGRI; translated from the coding sequence GTGGGGCTGAGCCGGTCGATGACATCGGTATTTTCGGGTATCGACCCGGAAACCTATCGGGCGCATGCGCTGCATGCCGGCGAGCGCGCCTGGCCGGAAACCAATTGCTATGCCGATCTCTGGATCGAGGTGCTGGCATCATCGGGTGTCGCGCCTGAGGCGATGCTGGGTTTTACCCTGACGCAGGATTTCGAGGGCGACCAGTTCACCTTCTTCAAGGTGCCGCTCGAAGACCTCGAAGCGCTCTACGGCATCCGCGCCACCGAACTTGCCATCTATGACCGTGTCGAACGGCACGTCGAGGTACAGATCGCGCGGGGTCGTCTCTGCCTGATCGAGATGGATTCCTTCTACATGCCGGATACGCGCGGCACCGCCTACCGGCAGGAGCACGGCAAGACGACGGTTGCGATCAACCGGCTGGACATTGCGGCCAAGCGCGTCGATTATTTTCACAATGCCGGTTATTTCCGCCTTGAAGGCGAGGATTTCGACGGGCTGTTCCAGCTGCACCTGACGGAAAACGATCCGCCGTTCCTGCCCTATACCGAATTTGCGCGGTTCCCGGAAAAGCCGGCGGATGAAGCGCATCTGCGGGAGACCGCGCGGCGGCTCGTGGGCATTCATTTTGCCCGGCGCCCCGGCGAAAATCCGATCCGCGCCTTTGCAACCGTCTTTCCGCAGCAAGTGGAAGCGGTGGCGGAACGGCCGTTCGGCTTTTTCCACAAATACGCCTTCAACACGCTTCGCCAGGTGGGCGCCAATTTCGAGCTGGCGGCCGATCACCTCACCTGGCTTTCCCCCGATGAATTCGCTGAAGCCGCCGAGCATGCCCGGCGCATTTCGGACGCGGCGAAATCCGTGCAGTTCCAGCTTGCCCGCGCCATTGCCCGCAGGAAGTTCGAGCCGCTGCAGGCAGCCCTTGATCCGGCCGCCGATGCATGGGATGCCATGATGGCGTCGCTTGCGGGGCGAATCTGA